From the Gordonia bronchialis DSM 43247 genome, one window contains:
- a CDS encoding DUF1707 SHOCT-like domain-containing protein: MSTPGELPPPDDRRARLRAADADRELVHEILSAAMANGNLSPDEYEERAGKAVMAKTFGDLDELTDDLPVAQLGVVMPSWSAVGDRPPAVAGTRVNSASSRRPTHHSFALMAASEVKGNAVVDDSLTATAIMGGVEIDLRAAEFTSGQLTIRCFALMGGIDIVVPDDVTVEISGMAVMGGFSKRADGQGAPGAPSIRVVGFALMGGVDVKRKAREED, from the coding sequence GTGTCAACTCCCGGGGAACTGCCTCCGCCCGACGACCGGCGTGCCCGACTGCGCGCCGCCGACGCCGACCGTGAGCTCGTCCACGAGATCCTCTCGGCCGCCATGGCCAACGGGAATCTCTCGCCCGACGAGTACGAGGAGCGCGCCGGTAAAGCGGTGATGGCCAAGACCTTTGGTGATCTCGACGAATTGACCGACGATCTGCCGGTGGCTCAACTCGGGGTGGTGATGCCGTCGTGGTCGGCCGTCGGCGATCGGCCGCCGGCGGTCGCGGGCACCAGAGTCAACTCCGCGTCGTCTCGTCGTCCCACCCATCACTCCTTCGCCCTGATGGCGGCCTCGGAGGTCAAGGGCAACGCCGTCGTCGACGACTCGCTGACCGCGACCGCGATCATGGGGGGCGTCGAGATCGATTTGCGGGCAGCGGAATTCACGTCCGGTCAGCTGACCATCCGATGTTTCGCGCTGATGGGCGGCATCGACATCGTGGTGCCCGACGACGTCACCGTGGAGATCAGCGGCATGGCCGTGATGGGAGGCTTCTCCAAACGCGCCGACGGTCAGGGCGCCCCGGGGGCTCCGTCGATCCGCGTCGTCGGCTTCGCTCTGATGGGTGGCGTGGACGTGAAACGCAAAGCGCGGGAAGAGGACTGA